One genomic window of Paeniglutamicibacter sp. Y32M11 includes the following:
- the atpA gene encoding F0F1 ATP synthase subunit alpha, giving the protein MAELTINADDVRNALNEFAASYEPGKAERTEVGRVTTASDGIAKVEGLPSVMANELLRFEDGTLGLAQNLDTREIGVVVLGDFAGIAEGQRVERTGEILSVPVGDAFLGRVVDPLGEPIDDLGPIASTARRALETQAPGVTQRKSVHEPLQTGMKAIDAMIPIGRGQRQLIIGDRQTGKTALAVDAIINQKANWASGDTNKQVRCIYVAIGQKASTIAAVRQTLEANGALEYTTIVASPASDPAGFKYLAPYAGSAIGQHWMYDGKHVLIVFDDLSKQAEAYRAVSLLLRRPPGREAYPGDVFYLHSRLLERCAKLSDELGAGSMTGLPIIETKANDVSAFIPTNVISITDGQIFLQSDLFNANQRPAVDVGISVSRVGGSAQIKAMKKVAGTLKLELAQYRDMQAFAMFASDLDAASKQQLTRGARLMELLKQGQYAPFPVEDQVVSVWAGTKGYLDDVPVEDVMRFETEFLAHLRHRTNVLTVIAETGKLEDETVESLKSNIATFKAGFFGEGDDQLVAAGHEEFDALAEGSVDQEKIVKQKR; this is encoded by the coding sequence ATGGCCGAATTGACCATCAACGCCGACGACGTCCGCAATGCCTTGAATGAGTTCGCAGCGTCCTACGAACCGGGCAAAGCAGAGCGCACCGAGGTCGGCCGCGTAACTACGGCAAGCGACGGCATCGCCAAGGTGGAGGGTCTTCCCTCCGTCATGGCGAATGAGCTGCTTCGCTTCGAAGACGGCACTCTGGGCCTGGCCCAGAACCTTGACACCCGCGAGATCGGTGTTGTCGTCCTTGGCGACTTCGCCGGCATCGCCGAAGGCCAGCGCGTTGAGCGCACCGGCGAGATCCTTTCGGTTCCGGTTGGCGACGCCTTCCTGGGCCGTGTGGTTGACCCGCTGGGTGAGCCGATTGATGACCTGGGCCCGATTGCTTCCACCGCACGTCGTGCGCTGGAAACTCAGGCTCCTGGCGTGACGCAGCGTAAGTCGGTTCACGAACCGTTGCAGACCGGCATGAAGGCCATCGACGCAATGATCCCGATCGGCCGTGGCCAGCGTCAGCTGATCATTGGTGACCGTCAGACCGGTAAGACCGCTCTGGCCGTTGACGCGATCATCAACCAGAAGGCCAACTGGGCTTCGGGCGACACCAACAAGCAGGTCCGCTGCATCTACGTGGCAATTGGTCAGAAGGCATCGACCATTGCTGCAGTGCGCCAGACCCTTGAAGCCAACGGTGCGCTGGAATACACCACCATTGTTGCTTCGCCGGCATCTGACCCGGCCGGCTTCAAGTACCTGGCACCGTACGCCGGTTCGGCCATTGGCCAGCACTGGATGTACGACGGCAAGCACGTTCTGATCGTCTTTGATGATCTGTCCAAGCAGGCCGAAGCTTACCGCGCCGTATCGCTGTTGCTGCGACGCCCACCGGGACGCGAGGCCTACCCAGGCGACGTGTTCTACCTGCACTCTCGCTTGCTCGAGCGTTGTGCAAAGCTCTCCGACGAACTCGGAGCAGGCTCGATGACCGGTCTGCCGATCATCGAAACCAAGGCAAACGACGTTTCGGCATTCATCCCGACCAACGTCATTTCCATCACCGACGGCCAGATCTTCTTGCAGTCGGACCTCTTCAACGCTAACCAGCGTCCGGCAGTCGACGTGGGCATCTCGGTGTCCCGTGTTGGTGGCTCGGCGCAGATCAAGGCGATGAAGAAGGTTGCCGGTACGTTGAAGCTCGAGCTGGCCCAGTACCGCGACATGCAGGCATTCGCCATGTTTGCCTCGGACCTGGATGCCGCTTCGAAGCAGCAGCTGACCCGTGGCGCTCGCCTGATGGAACTGCTCAAGCAGGGACAGTACGCACCGTTCCCGGTTGAGGATCAGGTTGTCTCCGTGTGGGCCGGTACCAAGGGCTACCTGGATGATGTCCCGGTTGAAGACGTTATGCGTTTCGAAACCGAGTTCCTGGCTCACCTGCGTCACCGCACCAACGTCCTGACCGTGATTGCCGAAACCGGCAAGCTCGAGGACGAGACCGTGGAATCGCTCAAGTCGAACATCGCCACCTTCAAGGCTGGCTTCTTCGGTGAAGGTGACGACCAGCTGGTCGCCGCCGGTCACGAAGAATTTGATGCTTTGGCTGAAGGTTCTGTTGACCAGGAAAAGATCGTCAAGCAAAAGCGCTGA
- a CDS encoding F0F1 ATP synthase subunit delta, translated as MAGVSSESLAAALTSLETKLAHASLELSAELFGAVEVLDGNAGLRRALTDPARGAQDKAGLVASLLRGKVSATAESTVAELASSRWSSARDIGDALETVAATAAIAVAERQDGSAGLERLEEDLFAFIRVVGSSHDLQRALDDPQASTEAKRALALRLLPNASAASALLIRQAVSAPRGLKPIALLERFVELVAKRQERWIASVSVTRDLTTEQLARLQAGLNNLYGRELNINVEIDPALVGGIRVKVGDEVVDATIATRVSDLRRRLAG; from the coding sequence ATGGCAGGTGTATCGAGCGAGTCACTGGCCGCGGCACTGACGTCGTTGGAAACCAAGCTTGCACACGCGTCCTTGGAATTGTCAGCTGAGCTGTTTGGCGCCGTCGAGGTTCTTGACGGCAACGCCGGCCTGCGTCGCGCACTGACTGACCCGGCCCGCGGAGCTCAGGACAAGGCGGGGCTTGTAGCCTCGCTGTTGCGCGGAAAGGTTTCGGCAACTGCCGAATCCACCGTTGCAGAATTGGCCTCCTCGCGCTGGAGCTCGGCACGAGACATTGGTGATGCACTGGAAACCGTGGCGGCAACTGCCGCCATCGCGGTTGCCGAGCGTCAGGACGGTTCCGCTGGCCTGGAGAGGCTCGAAGAAGACCTCTTCGCGTTCATCCGAGTTGTTGGATCCAGTCATGATCTGCAACGTGCACTCGATGATCCACAGGCATCGACCGAAGCCAAACGCGCCCTGGCGCTGCGTCTTCTGCCGAACGCCAGTGCCGCATCCGCATTGTTGATCCGCCAAGCTGTCTCGGCACCGCGTGGGCTCAAGCCCATCGCGTTGCTGGAGCGCTTCGTGGAATTGGTGGCAAAGCGTCAGGAACGCTGGATTGCTTCGGTGAGCGTCACCCGTGACCTCACCACCGAGCAGCTGGCGCGCCTGCAGGCAGGCCTGAACAACCTCTACGGTCGAGAGTTGAACATCAACGTCGAGATCGACCCGGCACTAGTCGGCGGAATCCGCGTAAAGGTGGGCGATGAGGTTGTTGACGCAACTATCGCTACCCGCGTGTCGGATCTGCGCCGCAGGTTGGCAGGCTAG
- a CDS encoding F0F1 ATP synthase subunit B, with amino-acid sequence MISNELILAAEAGANPLLPNPWEILVTAAGFAVLLFIVVKYIAPAFEKSYQDRVTAIEGGLEKAEAAQAEANATLEQYKAQLLEARTEANRIREDAREEGALILAELKTKAAEESARITEQAHRQIEAERTAAVTSLRAEVGTLATSLASKIVDEALENDERSARVVNKFLADLESQQNAGASN; translated from the coding sequence ATGATCAGCAACGAATTGATCCTCGCAGCAGAAGCGGGCGCAAACCCGCTGCTTCCGAACCCGTGGGAAATTCTTGTCACTGCTGCAGGCTTTGCTGTCCTGTTGTTCATCGTGGTCAAGTACATTGCCCCGGCATTCGAGAAGTCCTACCAGGACCGTGTCACGGCCATCGAGGGTGGACTTGAGAAGGCAGAAGCCGCACAGGCAGAAGCTAACGCCACCCTGGAACAGTACAAGGCACAGCTGCTGGAAGCACGCACCGAAGCCAACCGTATCCGTGAGGATGCGCGCGAAGAAGGTGCACTAATCCTGGCTGAACTCAAGACCAAGGCAGCAGAAGAGTCCGCTCGCATTACTGAGCAGGCTCACCGTCAGATCGAAGCAGAGCGCACCGCAGCAGTTACCTCGCTGCGTGCCGAAGTTGGAACTCTGGCAACCTCGTTGGCTAGCAAGATCGTCGACGAAGCGCTTGAAAACGATGAGCGTTCAGCTCGCGTAGTCAACAAGTTCCTGGCAGATCTGGAATCCCAGCAGAACGCGGGTGCATCGAACTAA
- a CDS encoding F0F1 ATP synthase subunit C, producing MELHGSLNMIGYGLAAIGSAIGVGMIFAAYINGVARQPEAQRILQPIAMLGFALAEALAILGLVFAFVVGA from the coding sequence ATGGAACTCCACGGCTCCCTTAACATGATCGGCTACGGCCTGGCTGCAATCGGCTCGGCCATCGGCGTGGGCATGATCTTCGCTGCTTACATCAACGGCGTTGCACGCCAGCCGGAAGCACAGCGCATCCTGCAGCCGATCGCTATGCTTGGCTTCGCCCTTGCAGAAGCACTGGCAATCTTGGGCCTCGTCTTCGCCTTCGTCGTCGGCGCGTAG
- the atpB gene encoding F0F1 ATP synthase subunit A, translated as MTAFALPTATEPYVPPSISDTHLPEVLPWLAEYGTGFGKQMIMIILSIILIVWFFKSAIKNPKLVPGKAQFLAESAYGFVRNGVGRDIIGEKNFAQWVPLLFATFFFVLLNNLFGAIPFLQLPSFSHAGSAYAMAIIIYGTWIAVGVKNHGIRYFKLAVVPSGVPNWIMPLMVPLEIISNFIVRPLTHSLRLMATMLAGHMIVMLASTGARHLIMVQESLALNAVGVLVIVGSVAMYFLELLIMVLQAFVFTLLTAIYIQGALDADAH; from the coding sequence TTGACCGCGTTTGCGCTTCCGACGGCCACTGAACCTTACGTCCCGCCGTCGATATCCGACACCCACCTTCCCGAGGTGCTGCCATGGTTAGCCGAGTACGGGACTGGTTTCGGCAAGCAGATGATCATGATCATCCTCTCGATCATCTTGATCGTGTGGTTCTTCAAGTCAGCTATTAAGAACCCCAAGTTGGTTCCAGGCAAGGCACAGTTCCTTGCCGAAAGCGCTTACGGATTCGTCCGTAACGGCGTGGGCCGCGACATCATTGGCGAGAAGAACTTCGCTCAGTGGGTTCCGTTGCTGTTTGCGACCTTCTTCTTCGTCTTGCTGAACAACCTCTTCGGGGCTATCCCGTTCCTTCAGCTCCCTTCCTTCTCCCACGCTGGTTCCGCCTACGCCATGGCCATCATTATCTATGGCACCTGGATCGCAGTCGGCGTGAAGAATCACGGAATTCGCTACTTCAAGCTTGCCGTCGTCCCTTCGGGCGTCCCGAACTGGATCATGCCGCTGATGGTGCCGTTGGAAATCATTTCCAACTTCATCGTTCGTCCGCTGACTCACTCGTTGCGTTTGATGGCGACAATGCTTGCCGGCCACATGATCGTGATGCTTGCCTCTACCGGCGCTCGTCACTTGATCATGGTGCAGGAGTCCTTGGCCCTGAACGCCGTTGGTGTTCTGGTCATCGTTGGCTCCGTAGCGATGTACTTCCTTGAGCTCCTAATCATGGTTCTGCAGGCGTTTGTATTCACCCTGCTGACCGCTATCTACATCCAGGGTGCCCTGGATGCAGACGCCCACTAA
- a CDS encoding MraY family glycosyltransferase, whose translation MRSYLLLIGIAFMTSYLLTPVMRVVGSRLMPQQPVRARDFHKVPTPKLGGVAIVGGLYLGIGVASQIPFFHGIFKSAEPIRGVLIGLGIILVMGILDDLIDLRWWIKLIGQIAVGLVIVQHGILLKALPVGSLHIDSPVLQVVVTVLVIVGTMNAINFVDGLDGLAAGISAIGAATFFVYSYLLATRVSDEDYSNFSALMCAVLLGATLGFLPHNFQPASIFMGETGVLAIGLLFAVSTLAVTGDVLGEDAFRFRNVPAFMPVILPVAVIVLPYLDLLLSIIRRSAKRKSPFSADRGHIHHRLVDLGHSPRAVVLILYMWAALVASGVVVISLADRRIAIPLYIAAFILVTLITWMPMLERARARARRKAAR comes from the coding sequence ATGAGAAGTTATCTGCTGCTGATCGGGATCGCCTTCATGACCTCGTATCTGCTCACTCCGGTCATGCGTGTTGTGGGCTCGAGGTTAATGCCGCAGCAACCGGTGCGCGCTCGTGACTTCCATAAGGTCCCGACTCCGAAGCTCGGCGGTGTGGCCATCGTTGGTGGGCTGTACCTCGGGATCGGCGTGGCCTCGCAGATCCCGTTCTTCCACGGGATCTTCAAATCGGCGGAGCCCATCCGCGGGGTATTGATTGGTCTGGGCATCATTTTGGTGATGGGGATCCTCGATGACCTGATTGATCTGCGGTGGTGGATCAAGCTCATCGGACAAATCGCGGTGGGCCTGGTCATTGTCCAACACGGAATCTTGCTCAAGGCACTTCCGGTCGGCTCGTTACACATAGATTCCCCGGTACTGCAGGTGGTTGTCACGGTGCTGGTCATCGTGGGAACCATGAACGCCATCAACTTCGTTGACGGGCTCGACGGACTCGCCGCCGGCATCTCGGCGATCGGTGCCGCAACCTTCTTTGTATACAGTTACCTGCTCGCTACCCGCGTCAGCGACGAGGATTACTCCAACTTCTCCGCCCTAATGTGCGCCGTTCTGCTGGGTGCAACACTGGGTTTCCTGCCACACAATTTTCAGCCAGCGTCCATCTTTATGGGGGAGACTGGGGTGCTGGCCATTGGCCTGCTCTTTGCGGTTTCCACCTTGGCTGTCACGGGCGATGTGCTGGGAGAGGACGCTTTCCGCTTCCGGAATGTTCCGGCGTTTATGCCGGTGATTCTCCCGGTCGCCGTCATAGTGCTGCCATATCTTGATTTACTGCTTTCCATCATCAGGCGTAGTGCCAAGCGGAAGTCCCCCTTCAGCGCCGATCGCGGCCATATCCATCACCGCCTCGTCGATCTGGGTCACAGTCCTCGGGCGGTAGTTCTGATCCTGTATATGTGGGCCGCGCTGGTCGCCTCAGGGGTGGTAGTTATTTCCCTGGCAGACCGTAGAATTGCCATTCCCCTTTATATTGCTGCGTTTATTTTGGTGACGTTAATCACGTGGATGCCGATGCTCGAGCGGGCTCGAGCTCGGGCTAGGCGCAAGGCCGCGCGTTAG
- a CDS encoding L-threonylcarbamoyladenylate synthase, whose protein sequence is MTSRFDAHDSIDLEAGLEAARTALAANRCIVMPTDTVYGIAADAFSAQAVATLLAAKGRGRSMPPPVLMPAMATMDGLATDVPLVARNLAEKFWPGALTLILPAQPSLTWDLGETRGTVALRVPDDEVARALLRTTGPLAVSSANRTGHPAAATAAEAFDQLGESVEVYLEAGPRPISGEALSSTIIDCTLTPPRVVRAGALSLEQLRTVAPELLDIDGHSAIDENADAVVPMEAVETSEATDVADAAVLGEDVQRTESVETAVAKPAFEIDADAETTPGTSAAQQEDTNGVTAGESPRES, encoded by the coding sequence GTGACTTCACGTTTTGACGCCCACGACAGCATTGACCTCGAAGCAGGGCTCGAGGCGGCGCGCACGGCACTTGCGGCTAACCGCTGCATTGTCATGCCCACTGACACCGTTTACGGCATTGCCGCCGATGCATTTTCCGCCCAGGCCGTTGCCACGCTGTTGGCAGCCAAGGGCCGGGGCCGCTCGATGCCGCCTCCGGTGCTGATGCCGGCCATGGCCACGATGGACGGATTGGCCACCGATGTGCCATTGGTCGCCCGGAACCTCGCGGAGAAGTTTTGGCCCGGCGCCCTCACCCTGATTCTGCCGGCCCAACCGTCGCTCACCTGGGATTTGGGGGAGACCCGCGGAACGGTGGCGCTTCGAGTCCCGGACGATGAGGTGGCCCGCGCCCTGCTACGCACCACCGGCCCCTTGGCCGTTTCTTCGGCTAATCGCACCGGCCACCCGGCGGCAGCAACCGCCGCCGAAGCCTTTGACCAACTCGGAGAATCGGTGGAGGTTTATCTGGAGGCCGGGCCGCGCCCCATCTCGGGTGAGGCCCTGAGCTCCACCATCATCGACTGCACGCTCACCCCGCCGCGCGTGGTGCGTGCCGGTGCGCTGAGTCTGGAGCAGCTGCGAACCGTAGCGCCGGAACTCTTGGACATCGATGGCCACTCGGCGATCGACGAAAATGCAGACGCTGTCGTGCCCATGGAGGCTGTCGAGACCTCCGAAGCTACCGACGTTGCGGATGCCGCCGTGCTCGGTGAGGACGTTCAGAGAACAGAATCCGTAGAGACTGCCGTAGCAAAACCGGCTTTTGAGATCGATGCCGATGCCGAAACCACTCCCGGCACCTCCGCTGCACAGCAGGAGGACACGAACGGAGTAACGGCGGGGGAGTCTCCCCGCGAATCATGA
- the prmC gene encoding peptide chain release factor N(5)-glutamine methyltransferase, translating into MTHTPSGATLAQVLATATAVLEAADVPSPKVDAELLAAHVLGVSRGRLATMVMLGESFSESDAPAFAQLIASRAERIPLQHLTQVAYFRYLDLFVGPGVFVPRPETESVVQLAIDVAGSLKNPLMVDLGTGSGAIAGSLAHEVPGARVYAVELSEQAYAYAARNLEPLGVTLVRGDLTDALPELDGRCDVVVSNPPYIPANAVPREPEARDHDPAMALYGGGEDGMVLPRAAAASAARLLHPGGYFVMEHAEVQAPAMAAMFRTTGHWENVKTHQDLNGRDRATSGVRR; encoded by the coding sequence GTGACCCACACCCCTTCCGGCGCGACGCTGGCGCAGGTGCTGGCCACCGCGACCGCGGTGCTTGAAGCCGCGGATGTCCCCTCACCGAAGGTTGATGCCGAGCTGTTGGCTGCCCACGTGTTGGGGGTCAGCCGCGGCCGGTTGGCTACGATGGTGATGCTGGGGGAGTCGTTCTCCGAATCCGACGCTCCGGCCTTTGCGCAGCTGATTGCTTCGCGGGCAGAGCGCATCCCGCTGCAGCACCTCACCCAGGTGGCCTACTTCAGGTACCTCGACCTGTTTGTGGGCCCGGGTGTTTTTGTGCCGCGCCCGGAGACCGAGTCGGTTGTGCAGCTGGCCATCGACGTGGCGGGCAGCCTGAAGAACCCGCTGATGGTGGATCTGGGCACCGGATCCGGAGCCATCGCCGGTTCGCTGGCGCACGAGGTCCCCGGTGCCCGCGTGTATGCGGTGGAGCTGTCCGAGCAGGCCTACGCCTACGCGGCGCGCAATCTGGAACCGCTGGGGGTCACCCTGGTGCGTGGGGATCTCACCGATGCCCTGCCCGAACTTGATGGACGCTGCGATGTGGTGGTCTCCAATCCGCCCTACATCCCGGCCAACGCCGTACCGCGGGAACCCGAAGCCAGGGACCACGATCCGGCGATGGCCCTGTACGGCGGCGGGGAGGACGGCATGGTGCTGCCACGGGCGGCCGCCGCCTCGGCCGCTCGGCTCTTGCACCCCGGCGGCTACTTCGTGATGGAACATGCCGAGGTCCAGGCCCCGGCGATGGCGGCGATGTTCAGGACCACCGGGCACTGGGAGAATGTGAAGACTCATCAAGACCTGAACGGACGCGACCGTGCCACCAGTGGCGTCCGCCGCTGA
- the prfA gene encoding peptide chain release factor 1 — MFESVQGLLDEHAALQARLSDPAVYQDQSVARKLGRRSAELNGIVEAHKRWKQATEDLETAQEMADEDPDFAAEVEELNEKLPVLEEKLRRLLIPRDPNDARDVILEVKGGEGGDEAALFAADLLRMYTRYAETKGWKTELISFNESDLGGYKDAQMAIKGKSSDPAQGVYAHLKFEGGVHRVQRVPQTESQGRIHTSAAGVLILPEVDEPEEVDIHPNDLKVDVYRSSGPGGQSVNTTDSAVRLTHIPTGIVVAMQNEKSQIQNREAAMRVLRSRLLAHQQAIIDAENSDIRKSQVRTMDRSERIRTYNYPENRIADHRTGYKAYNLDHVMNGELDPLINSCIEMDEQQRLDAIGGDKE; from the coding sequence ATGTTTGAGTCCGTACAGGGACTACTCGATGAGCACGCAGCCCTTCAGGCCCGCCTCTCGGATCCCGCCGTTTACCAAGATCAGTCCGTCGCCCGCAAGCTGGGGCGCCGCTCCGCGGAGCTCAACGGCATTGTTGAGGCGCACAAGCGCTGGAAGCAGGCCACCGAGGACCTGGAAACCGCGCAGGAAATGGCCGATGAGGACCCCGACTTCGCCGCCGAGGTTGAAGAGTTGAACGAGAAGCTGCCGGTGCTTGAGGAAAAGCTGCGCCGACTGCTGATCCCGCGGGATCCCAATGACGCGCGCGACGTGATCCTCGAGGTTAAGGGTGGCGAGGGTGGCGACGAGGCAGCACTGTTCGCCGCCGATCTGCTGCGCATGTACACCCGCTACGCGGAGACCAAGGGCTGGAAGACCGAGCTGATCTCGTTTAACGAATCCGACCTCGGCGGCTACAAGGACGCCCAGATGGCCATCAAGGGTAAGTCGAGTGACCCGGCCCAGGGCGTGTACGCACACCTGAAGTTTGAGGGTGGGGTGCACCGCGTGCAGCGCGTGCCGCAGACCGAGTCCCAGGGCCGCATTCACACCTCCGCCGCCGGTGTTTTGATCCTGCCCGAGGTTGACGAGCCCGAAGAAGTTGACATCCACCCGAACGACCTGAAGGTCGATGTGTACCGTTCCTCGGGTCCCGGTGGCCAGTCCGTGAACACCACCGACTCCGCGGTGCGCCTGACTCACATCCCCACCGGCATTGTGGTGGCCATGCAGAATGAGAAGTCGCAGATTCAGAACCGCGAGGCCGCCATGCGCGTGCTGCGTTCCCGTCTGTTGGCTCACCAGCAGGCCATCATCGACGCGGAGAACTCCGATATCCGCAAGTCGCAGGTGCGCACCATGGACCGCTCCGAGCGCATCCGTACCTACAACTACCCGGAAAACCGGATTGCCGATCACCGCACCGGCTACAAGGCCTACAACCTTGACCACGTGATGAACGGCGAGCTGGATCCGTTGATCAACTCCTGCATCGAGATGGATGAGCAGCAGCGTCTTGACGCCATCGGCGGGGACAAGGAGTAG
- the rho gene encoding transcription termination factor Rho, which produces MTETTSLTAGVEENNASKGGGLAGLKLAQLQVLASQLGITGGSRMRKNDLVSAISSHQRGGSVADRDAAKAKAEPKVEAAAATEAAPEAKAPAKAKTAPKTGNRRSSSAAATKTETEAVAAPVAAEAKAEAPARRSRSRRADSSGTVAASTETVAAPEPAAAQAPAVEERAPRRNTRSRRADSNGNAPVATEAPAESAPAAVAEAPAAEAAESGSQNNEARAERSERPERSERNRNRRDRNRNRRENNNESNDTVEAVEAPVQAQAQAQAQAQDEKSAENRGEERNRDSSEERNTNRRESAEDRNANRRERNRERNERNRERNANRNDRGNDRGERNDRSERNDRNDRNANNRRGRGRNQPDVDDTELNDSDVLLPVAGILDVLDNYAFIRTSGYLAGPSDVYVTLNQVKKYNLRKGDAVVGAIRAPRENENASSRAKFNALVKLTAINGKNPEENTNRVDFSKLVPLYPTERLRLETDPKLIGPRVIDLVAPIGKGQRGLIVSPPKAGKTLILQSIANAITTNNPEVHLMMVLVDERPEEVTDMQRTVKGEVIASTFDRPADDHTTVAELAIERAKRLVEMGMDVVVLLDSMTRLGRAYNLAAPASGRILSGGVDSSALYPPKRFFGAARNIENGGSLTILATALVETGSKMDEVIFEEFKGTGNMELRLSRQLADKRIFPAVDVNASGTRREEKLLSPDEVKIMWRLRRVLSGLDTQQALETLTGKIRETASNAEFLMVINKTTLGSKNDA; this is translated from the coding sequence GTGACCGAAACCACCAGCCTGACTGCAGGCGTGGAAGAAAACAACGCATCCAAGGGCGGCGGACTTGCCGGCCTAAAGCTTGCACAATTGCAGGTACTTGCGTCCCAGCTGGGAATTACCGGCGGGTCGAGGATGCGCAAGAATGATCTTGTCAGCGCGATCTCTAGCCACCAGCGCGGAGGCTCCGTCGCAGACCGCGACGCAGCCAAGGCCAAGGCGGAGCCCAAGGTTGAGGCAGCCGCCGCTACCGAGGCTGCCCCCGAAGCCAAGGCCCCGGCCAAGGCAAAAACCGCACCGAAGACCGGCAACCGCCGCTCCTCCAGCGCAGCAGCAACCAAGACCGAAACCGAAGCGGTTGCCGCACCGGTAGCTGCCGAGGCCAAGGCCGAAGCACCTGCTCGTCGCTCCCGCAGCCGCCGCGCCGACTCCAGCGGAACCGTGGCCGCGAGCACCGAGACCGTAGCTGCACCGGAACCGGCAGCAGCCCAGGCACCCGCCGTGGAGGAACGCGCACCGCGACGTAACACCCGCTCACGCCGCGCCGATTCCAATGGCAACGCACCGGTAGCCACCGAAGCCCCCGCCGAATCTGCTCCCGCAGCAGTGGCCGAGGCCCCCGCCGCCGAAGCCGCCGAATCGGGCAGCCAGAACAACGAGGCACGCGCCGAACGTTCCGAACGCCCGGAGCGCAGCGAGCGTAACCGCAATCGTCGTGATCGCAACCGCAACCGTCGCGAGAACAACAACGAGTCGAACGACACCGTTGAAGCCGTCGAGGCTCCGGTCCAGGCTCAGGCTCAGGCTCAGGCTCAGGCACAGGACGAAAAGTCTGCCGAGAACCGTGGCGAAGAGCGTAACCGCGATTCCTCCGAGGAGCGCAACACTAATCGTCGCGAGTCCGCCGAGGATCGCAACGCCAACCGCCGTGAGCGCAATCGCGAACGCAATGAGCGCAACCGCGAACGCAATGCGAACCGCAATGACCGTGGCAACGACCGCGGTGAGCGCAATGACCGTTCCGAGCGCAACGATCGTAATGACCGTAACGCCAACAACCGTCGCGGCCGTGGCCGCAACCAGCCCGATGTTGATGACACCGAGCTGAATGACTCCGACGTCTTGCTGCCGGTCGCCGGCATCCTAGACGTGCTGGATAACTACGCCTTCATCCGCACCTCCGGTTACCTTGCCGGTCCCTCGGACGTTTACGTCACGCTGAACCAGGTCAAGAAGTACAACCTGCGTAAGGGCGATGCCGTGGTGGGCGCCATCCGCGCGCCGCGTGAAAACGAGAACGCTTCCTCACGTGCCAAGTTCAACGCTCTGGTCAAGCTCACCGCGATCAACGGCAAGAACCCGGAGGAGAACACCAACCGCGTTGACTTCTCCAAGCTGGTTCCGCTCTACCCGACCGAGCGTCTGCGTCTGGAAACGGACCCGAAGCTCATCGGCCCGCGTGTTATTGACCTCGTGGCCCCGATCGGTAAGGGCCAGCGTGGCCTGATCGTTTCCCCGCCGAAGGCCGGTAAGACGCTGATCTTGCAGTCCATCGCCAACGCCATCACCACCAATAACCCCGAGGTTCACCTCATGATGGTTTTGGTTGATGAGCGTCCCGAGGAAGTCACCGACATGCAGCGCACCGTGAAGGGCGAGGTTATTGCCTCGACCTTCGACCGGCCCGCCGATGACCACACCACCGTGGCCGAGCTCGCCATCGAGCGCGCCAAGCGCCTGGTGGAAATGGGCATGGACGTGGTGGTCCTGTTGGACTCGATGACCCGTTTGGGACGTGCCTACAACCTGGCCGCTCCGGCTTCGGGCCGCATCCTTTCCGGTGGTGTCGATTCCTCGGCACTGTACCCGCCCAAGCGTTTCTTCGGTGCTGCTCGCAACATCGAAAACGGCGGCTCGTTGACCATTCTGGCCACCGCGTTGGTGGAAACCGGCTCCAAGATGGACGAAGTCATCTTCGAGGAGTTCAAGGGCACCGGCAACATGGAGCTTCGCCTGTCCCGCCAGCTGGCGGACAAGCGCATCTTCCCGGCCGTTGATGTTAACGCCTCGGGTACTCGCCGCGAAGAGAAGTTGCTCTCGCCCGACGAGGTCAAGATCATGTGGCGCCTGCGCCGCGTGCTCTCGGGCCTCGACACCCAGCAGGCGCTGGAGACCCTCACGGGCAAGATCCGTGAGACGGCCTCCAACGCCGAGTTCCTGATGGTCATCAACAAGACCACGCTGGGTTCCAAGAACGACGCCTAG